In a single window of the Streptomyces sp. HUAS ZL42 genome:
- a CDS encoding Gfo/Idh/MocA family oxidoreductase, whose amino-acid sequence MTGRKTDGTARSPLRVGLVGYGLAGSVFHAPLIADTEDLALDTVVTSNPERQKQARADHPDVRVAATADELLDRAADLDLVVVASPNRTHVPLATAALEAGLPVVVDKPIAGTAAEARELAALADERGLLLSVFQNRRWDNDFLTLRKLLAEGALGDVWRFESRFERWRPQPKGGWRESGDPAEIGGLLYDLGSHVVDQALVLFGPVTRVYAESVIRRPGAQTDDDTFIALTHESGVRSHLYVSATTAQLGPRFRVLGSQAGYVKYGLDPQEPALRDGARPAATAGWGTEPEELWGRVGAGGPPSGGESPLTGGGRREPTLPGDYPAYYAAVAKALLHDGPNPVTALEAAAALDVLEAARRSAHDGVVVNL is encoded by the coding sequence ATGACTGGACGCAAGACGGATGGAACCGCCCGCTCCCCCCTCCGCGTGGGACTCGTCGGATACGGCCTCGCCGGCTCCGTCTTCCACGCCCCACTGATCGCCGACACCGAGGACCTCGCCCTCGACACGGTGGTCACCTCGAACCCGGAGCGGCAGAAGCAGGCCCGCGCCGACCACCCGGACGTGCGGGTGGCCGCCACCGCGGACGAGTTGCTGGACCGCGCCGCCGACCTCGACCTCGTGGTCGTCGCGTCCCCGAACAGGACACACGTCCCGCTCGCCACCGCTGCCCTGGAGGCCGGCCTGCCGGTCGTGGTCGACAAGCCCATCGCGGGCACCGCCGCGGAGGCCCGGGAGCTGGCCGCCCTCGCCGACGAGCGCGGACTCCTCCTCTCCGTCTTCCAGAACCGCCGCTGGGACAACGACTTCCTGACCCTGCGCAAGCTGCTCGCCGAGGGCGCGCTGGGCGACGTATGGCGCTTTGAATCGCGTTTCGAGCGCTGGCGCCCGCAGCCGAAGGGCGGCTGGCGCGAGTCCGGTGACCCGGCAGAGATCGGAGGTCTGCTCTACGACCTCGGCAGCCATGTCGTAGACCAGGCCCTGGTCCTCTTCGGCCCCGTCACACGGGTGTACGCCGAGTCGGTCATTCGCCGCCCCGGCGCCCAGACCGACGACGACACCTTCATCGCGCTCACGCACGAGAGCGGAGTCCGCTCGCACCTGTACGTCTCCGCGACCACGGCCCAACTCGGCCCCCGCTTCCGTGTCCTGGGCTCGCAGGCGGGCTATGTGAAGTACGGCCTGGACCCGCAGGAGCCGGCGCTCCGGGACGGCGCTCGCCCCGCCGCCACGGCCGGCTGGGGCACGGAACCCGAGGAGCTCTGGGGCCGTGTGGGTGCCGGGGGTCCCCCCTCTGGGGGAGAGTCCCCGCTGACCGGCGGCGGCCGCCGCGAACCCACCCTGCCCGGCGACTATCCCGCCTACTATGCGGCCGTGGCGAAGGCTCTCCTGCACGACGGGCCGAACCCGGTGACCGCCCTGGAGGCGGCTGCCGCGCTCGACGTACTGGAGGCTGCCCGCCGTTCGGCCCACGACGGAGTGGTGGTGAACCTGTGA
- a CDS encoding ROK family protein, with amino-acid sequence MRGATVGVNLFALRSHNTALVLDLLRTAGAEGISRLELAERTGLTPQAVSKITARLREDGLAAEAGRRASTGGKPRTVLRLVPEAGHAVGVHLDRDELRVVVVDLDGTVVGERCAGLDLGAGAGAVVTAVGREVEGLVGEAVGVASSDGSSSLAAVGSLLGVGVALPGPLDHIRGVLHRVTGFPEWDGYPLRDALAQRLGVPVVVDKDTNAAVLGLAVAGEGGSFAYLHLGTGLGAGLVIGGVVHRGARTGAGEFGHQVIQLDGPLCTCGNRGCIEVLCLGAVRRGELGEAARVLGAGAANLVGLLDIDVVLLGGRTVAAAPEVFVGGVRAVLGERARREGSGGGAASVRVASGGERGVAEGAAQLLLGPLFGRGDG; translated from the coding sequence ATGCGGGGCGCGACAGTCGGCGTCAACCTCTTCGCCCTGCGCAGTCACAACACCGCGCTCGTGCTCGACCTGCTGCGTACCGCCGGGGCGGAGGGCATCAGCCGGCTCGAGCTGGCCGAGCGGACGGGGCTGACCCCGCAGGCCGTCAGCAAGATCACGGCTCGGCTGCGGGAGGACGGGCTGGCCGCGGAGGCCGGGCGGCGCGCCTCGACGGGCGGCAAGCCGCGGACCGTACTTCGGCTGGTACCGGAGGCGGGGCATGCGGTGGGCGTGCATCTGGACCGGGACGAGCTGCGGGTCGTGGTCGTCGATCTCGACGGGACCGTGGTGGGAGAGCGATGCGCGGGGCTGGACCTGGGGGCGGGGGCGGGGGCCGTCGTGACCGCGGTGGGGCGGGAGGTCGAGGGGCTGGTGGGGGAAGCGGTGGGGGTCGCGTCGTCCGACGGGTCGTCGTCACTTGCCGCGGTGGGTTCGCTGCTCGGCGTCGGTGTCGCGCTTCCGGGGCCGCTCGATCACATCCGGGGGGTGCTGCATCGGGTGACCGGGTTCCCCGAGTGGGACGGTTATCCGCTGCGGGACGCGCTGGCCCAGCGGTTGGGGGTTCCGGTGGTGGTCGACAAGGACACGAACGCGGCGGTGCTCGGGCTGGCGGTCGCGGGCGAGGGCGGGTCGTTCGCGTATCTGCATCTCGGTACGGGGCTGGGGGCGGGGCTGGTGATCGGTGGGGTCGTGCACCGGGGGGCGCGGACCGGGGCGGGGGAGTTCGGGCATCAGGTCATCCAGCTGGACGGGCCTTTGTGTACGTGCGGGAACCGGGGGTGCATCGAGGTGCTGTGTCTGGGTGCGGTGCGGCGTGGGGAACTGGGGGAGGCGGCGCGGGTGTTGGGGGCCGGGGCGGCGAATCTTGTGGGGCTGCTGGACATCGACGTGGTGTTGCTGGGCGGGCGTACGGTCGCCGCGGCGCCGGAGGTGTTTGTGGGTGGCGTTCGCGCGGTGTTGGGGGAGCGGGCTCGGCGGGAGGGGAGCGGGGGTGGGGCGGCGTCCGTGCGGGTTGCCTCCGGCGGGGAGCGGGGGGTTGCTGAGGGGGCGGCTCAGTTGTTGTTGGGGCCGTTGTTCGGGCGGGGGGATGGGTAG
- a CDS encoding HAD-IIA family hydrolase: protein MADRKPIESWLTDMDGVLIHEGVPIPGADAFLKKLRESGKPFLVLTNNSIYTPRDLHARLSRMGLDVPIDHIWTSALATAKFLDDQRPGGSAYVIGEAGLTTALHDIGYILTDHEPDYVVLGETRTYSFEAMTKAVRLINDGARFICTNPDETGPSTEGPLPATGAVAALITKATGKSPYFAGKPNPLMMRTGLNAIGAHSESSAMIGDRMDTDVLAGMEAGMQTFLVLTGLTRPEQVEDFPYRPSKVVDSIADLVDRI, encoded by the coding sequence ATGGCAGACCGCAAGCCCATCGAGTCATGGCTCACCGACATGGACGGTGTGCTCATCCACGAGGGTGTACCGATCCCCGGCGCCGACGCCTTTCTGAAGAAGCTGCGCGAGTCCGGCAAACCCTTCCTGGTCCTCACCAACAACTCGATCTACACCCCGCGCGATCTGCACGCCAGGCTGTCGCGCATGGGCCTGGACGTGCCGATCGATCACATCTGGACCTCCGCCCTGGCGACCGCCAAGTTCCTGGACGACCAGCGGCCGGGCGGTTCGGCGTACGTCATAGGTGAGGCGGGCCTGACCACCGCGCTGCACGACATCGGCTACATCCTCACCGACCACGAACCCGACTACGTCGTGCTCGGCGAGACCCGGACCTACTCCTTCGAGGCCATGACCAAGGCCGTACGGCTCATCAACGACGGGGCCCGCTTCATCTGCACCAACCCCGACGAGACGGGGCCGTCGACCGAGGGACCGCTGCCCGCGACCGGCGCGGTGGCCGCGCTGATCACCAAGGCGACCGGCAAGAGCCCCTACTTCGCGGGCAAGCCGAACCCGCTGATGATGCGCACCGGGCTCAACGCCATCGGCGCCCACTCCGAGAGCAGCGCGATGATCGGCGACCGCATGGACACCGACGTACTGGCGGGCATGGAGGCCGGGATGCAGACGTTCCTCGTGCTCACCGGGTTGACCCGGCCCGAGCAGGTCGAGGACTTCCCGTACCGTCCGTCCAAGGTCGTGGACTCCATCGCGGACCTCGTTGATCGAATCTGA
- a CDS encoding class F sortase encodes MSDRERSSGRLLTGVAWVVLLLGLWLWGREVTDLRPGASAPTTGDMAAVGRPPDAELPPAAEPLGDALPQRLDIPDLNVQAPVVARGLDRQGAIDPPPFDQAGVVGWYGAGVRPGAAGTALMVGHVDTETRPAVFYKLSSLQPGERVRVFRDDGKVAVFTVDDIEVVGRDSFDAQQAYGPRQSGRAELRLITCGGTFDRASRSYTANVIVSAYLTGTGA; translated from the coding sequence ATGTCCGACCGTGAACGCTCCTCGGGACGTCTGCTGACCGGGGTGGCCTGGGTGGTGCTGCTGCTCGGGCTGTGGCTGTGGGGGCGCGAGGTGACCGACCTGCGGCCCGGGGCGTCCGCGCCGACCACGGGCGACATGGCGGCGGTCGGACGGCCGCCGGACGCGGAACTTCCCCCCGCCGCCGAGCCGCTCGGGGACGCGCTGCCGCAGCGCCTCGACATCCCCGACCTGAACGTGCAGGCGCCGGTCGTGGCCCGCGGGCTGGACCGGCAGGGCGCCATCGATCCGCCGCCCTTCGACCAGGCGGGGGTCGTGGGCTGGTACGGGGCAGGCGTGCGGCCCGGAGCTGCCGGGACCGCGCTCATGGTGGGGCATGTCGACACCGAGACCCGGCCCGCCGTCTTCTACAAGCTCAGCTCCCTGCAACCGGGCGAGAGGGTGCGGGTGTTCCGCGACGACGGCAAGGTCGCCGTGTTCACCGTCGACGACATCGAAGTCGTCGGCCGTGACAGCTTCGACGCCCAGCAGGCCTACGGCCCCCGGCAGTCGGGACGCGCCGAACTGAGGCTGATCACCTGCGGCGGCACCTTCGACCGGGCGAGCCGCAGCTACACGGCGAACGTGATCGTCTCGGCGTACCTGACGGGGACGGGTGCGTGA
- a CDS encoding ANTAR domain-containing protein, with protein sequence MRHSTREIRLAAALVEAADTVTDDFDTAAHLRRVLDHCVELLAARAAGIMLIDGGETVSLAGSSHRQEVALDLLEAQHGGGPCLDSYSTGRPVPPVSIRAAHADSRWPDFTERALRHDVAATFAVPLRRRDTLFGALNVFVPALPETPPIDEGAELVVAQSLADAAAVGLHNHRAYAQHRTLSAQLQEALSSRVRIEQAKGMLAERWGCAADEAFRALRQYARRRRMPLDRVARSVVERTADDAGLRGEAPGPS encoded by the coding sequence ATGCGGCACTCCACCCGGGAGATCCGGCTGGCGGCGGCACTGGTGGAGGCGGCGGACACCGTGACCGACGACTTCGACACCGCGGCCCACCTCCGACGCGTCCTGGACCACTGCGTGGAACTGCTCGCCGCGCGGGCGGCCGGGATCATGCTGATCGACGGCGGCGAGACGGTGTCGCTGGCCGGGAGCAGCCACCGGCAGGAGGTGGCGCTGGACCTGCTGGAGGCCCAGCACGGCGGCGGCCCCTGCCTGGACAGCTACAGCACGGGAAGACCCGTGCCACCGGTCTCCATCCGGGCCGCCCACGCGGACTCCCGCTGGCCGGACTTCACCGAGCGGGCACTGCGGCACGATGTCGCGGCGACCTTCGCGGTACCGCTGCGGCGCCGGGACACCCTGTTCGGCGCGCTCAATGTGTTCGTGCCCGCCCTGCCCGAAACCCCGCCCATTGACGAGGGTGCGGAGCTCGTGGTGGCCCAGTCGCTCGCCGACGCGGCCGCCGTCGGCCTGCACAACCACCGGGCGTACGCACAGCACCGCACCCTGTCCGCGCAGTTGCAGGAAGCTCTGTCCAGCAGGGTCCGCATCGAGCAGGCGAAGGGCATGCTCGCCGAGCGGTGGGGTTGCGCGGCCGACGAAGCGTTCAGGGCGCTCCGGCAGTACGCACGCAGGCGCCGGATGCCGCTGGACCGGGTGGCGCGGTCGGTCGTGGAACGGACCGCGGACGACGCGGGGTTGCGCGGCGAGGCGCCGGGACCCTCGTAA
- a CDS encoding IS110 family transposase, translating into MDVIHERCGGIDISKADVKVTIRVPGTGKRRRSETRTFSSVTSGLLAMRDWLLAEQITVVGMEATGVYWKPVFYLLEHEMECWLLNARHMKAVPGRKTDVKDSEWIARLVEHGLVRPSFVPPEPIRQLRDLTRYRTEVIRERTREAQRLEKLLEDAGIKLSAAVADILGVSGRAMLEALIAGERDPQVLADLAKGIMRRKTDALIEALTGHFTAHHAFLARAMLERIDACTAMEKRLDARIDAQIAPFRRRIELLVTIPGVNTRAAEVILAEIGDDIARFPTAGDLASWAGVCPGNNESGGRRGPGKTRHGDPWLKAALGQAAIAASRTKDTYLAARYRRLIARRGKKRALVALEHSILVSVWHMFTRDTAYADLGGQYFLERTGRARQTRRLVSQLNQLGYQVTLQQTEDAA; encoded by the coding sequence ATGGACGTGATCCACGAACGCTGCGGGGGGATCGACATCAGCAAGGCGGACGTGAAGGTGACGATCAGGGTGCCGGGCACCGGCAAGCGGCGCCGCAGCGAGACCCGCACCTTCTCCTCGGTGACCTCGGGCCTTTTGGCGATGCGGGACTGGCTGCTGGCCGAGCAGATCACCGTGGTCGGCATGGAGGCCACCGGCGTGTACTGGAAACCGGTGTTCTACCTGCTGGAACATGAGATGGAGTGCTGGCTGCTCAACGCCCGCCACATGAAGGCGGTCCCGGGCCGCAAGACCGACGTGAAGGATTCCGAGTGGATCGCCCGCCTGGTCGAGCACGGCCTGGTGCGGCCCTCGTTCGTGCCGCCCGAGCCGATCCGGCAGCTGCGGGATCTGACCCGGTATCGCACCGAGGTGATCCGCGAACGCACCCGGGAGGCCCAGCGCCTGGAGAAGCTCCTGGAGGACGCCGGGATCAAACTGTCCGCCGCGGTCGCCGACATCCTGGGCGTATCCGGCCGGGCGATGCTGGAGGCCCTCATCGCCGGCGAACGCGACCCGCAGGTGCTCGCGGACCTGGCCAAAGGCATCATGCGACGCAAGACGGACGCCCTGATCGAGGCCCTGACCGGCCACTTCACCGCCCATCACGCGTTCTTGGCCCGGGCCATGCTGGAGCGTATCGACGCCTGCACCGCGATGGAGAAACGGCTGGATGCGCGGATCGACGCACAGATCGCGCCCTTTCGCCGCCGCATCGAACTCCTGGTGACCATCCCCGGCGTGAACACGCGGGCCGCCGAGGTGATCCTCGCCGAGATCGGCGACGACATCGCCCGCTTCCCCACCGCGGGCGACCTGGCCTCCTGGGCCGGGGTGTGCCCCGGCAACAACGAATCCGGCGGCAGACGCGGCCCCGGCAAGACCCGCCACGGCGATCCCTGGCTCAAGGCCGCCCTGGGCCAGGCCGCCATCGCCGCGTCACGGACCAAGGACACCTACCTCGCCGCCCGCTACCGCCGGCTCATCGCCCGCCGCGGCAAGAAGCGAGCCCTGGTCGCCCTGGAACACTCGATCCTCGTCTCCGTCTGGCACATGTTCACCCGCGACACCGCATACGCCGACCTCGGAGGCCAGTACTTCCTCGAACGCACCGGCCGTGCCAGGCAGACCCGACGGCTGGTGAGCCAGCTCAACCAACTCGGCTACCAGGTCACTCTCCAGCAGACGGAAGACGCCGCCTGA